The genomic segment ATGACTCAGACACTCTGTCCGTCGATTACCGGCAACTTGGAAGCCATTGAACAAGGTTTGGCGTTTTTTCAGCATTGCAAGCAAAGCGATTATACCTACAGTGCCAAACCTTATGTCGATAGCAGCATGGGACAACATTTACGCCACATATTGGATCTCTATCGAGCGGTGATCAACGCCAACAACATCGGTGTTGTCGATTACGATGCTCGCCGCCGAGGCGCAAAAGTGGAAACCGACCTTGAAACCGGTGTAGAAGAATTGCATGAGATCAAAAACTGGCTGTTAGCGATAGACGAAAAAAGCCTTGATGTTCCCTTGTCAATTTTATCCGAGGCCACCCTAGCCACTCAGCAAATTTGTGAGATGACGTCAAGTTTGCGACGCGAGCTCTTGTTTACCGCCAGTCACACCATTCATCATTATGCCATGATCAAAACCATTGGTAAGCACCGCAATATTGAGCTCAATGAAAGCTTTGGTTTTGCGCCGTCAACCTCGACCTATTTAAGAGGCCGAGCTTAATCGCCTTATAGCAAACAAGGATACAGTATGTGTACAGCTTC from the Vibrio sp. HB236076 genome contains:
- a CDS encoding DinB family protein, whose translation is MTQTLCPSITGNLEAIEQGLAFFQHCKQSDYTYSAKPYVDSSMGQHLRHILDLYRAVINANNIGVVDYDARRRGAKVETDLETGVEELHEIKNWLLAIDEKSLDVPLSILSEATLATQQICEMTSSLRRELLFTASHTIHHYAMIKTIGKHRNIELNESFGFAPSTSTYLRGRA